A window of Caretta caretta isolate rCarCar2 chromosome 13, rCarCar1.hap1, whole genome shotgun sequence contains these coding sequences:
- the LOC142068842 gene encoding uncharacterized protein LOC142068842 has protein sequence MAQSDRSTVGSRPVSGSLVPRKDSPGTDIFRNLSGDCIVRSDLGCYLQTTEFLEKGHNIKIQGLHPACLGGDHYVGSRQDPNIYIIKGSSYRVVQDLSTDKGAQVFELHPRCRGGDHYGRVCWTFFIIFQNQGVIRSVKNLRTAEGENNVVLPPEYCKGLYYFGIDHFLTLIKMDEKWGAQFFLYPDMRFDKLDSFYSIHPKVLNFFPGGLTLTKGTSTGGWECIKTLHNDSDSPIIWSDKVTRKVGYAKQKMSSIEHNWSISTEMSIGAGELTKLITQVQFSLRAEYGGRSVCTEQEDWNEAREEEESIQVTLEPQKNLYIWQYCLGIGQKPVLFCRDLQFTKENNPPDRIPLPPVP, from the exons ATGGCCCAGTCAGATAGATCAACGGTG ggctccaggCCAGTCAGTGGATCATTGGTCCCTCGGAAGGACTCCCCGGGCACAGACATCTTTCGCAACCTCAGTGGAGACTGCATCGTCCGTTCTGACCTGGGATGCTACCTGCAGACGACTGAGTTCCTTGAGAAGGGGCACAACATCAAGATCCAGGGCCTACACCCTGCGTGCCTGGGTGGGGATCACTATGTGGGCAGCAGGCAGGACCCCAATATCTACATCATCAAAGGCAGTTCCTACCGGGTGGTGCAGGACCTAAGTACAGATAAGGGAGCTCAGGTCTTTGAGCTGCATCCCAGGTGCCGCGGTGGGGACCACTACGGGAGGGTTTGTTGGACCTTCTTCATCATTTTCCAAAACCAGGGTGTAATCCGCAGCGTGAAAAATTTGAGGACAGCTGAAGGTGAAAATAATGTTGTCCTGCCCCCTGAATACTGCAAGGGGCTCTACTACTTCGGGATCGATCATTTCCTAACCCTGATCAAGATGGATGAGAAGTGGGGTGCTCAGTTCTTCCTGTACCCAGACATGAGATTTGACAAGCTGGACTCCTTCTACTCCATCCACCCCAAAGTGCTGAACTTCTTCCCTGGGGGCTTGACGCTCACCAAGGGCACCTCAACCGGTGGCTGGGAGTGCATCAAGACCCTGCACAATGACTCCGACTCCCCCATCATCTGGTCCGACAAGGTCACCCGCAAGGTGGGCTATGCCAAGCAGAAGATGTCCAGCATTGAGCACAACTGGAGCATCTCCACTGAGATGTCTATTGGGGCCGGAGAGCTCACCAAGCTCATCACCCAGGTCCAGTTCTCCCTCAGGGCCGAGTACGGCGGGAGAAGCGTTTGCACAGAGCAGGAGGACTGGAACGAAGCCCGAGAAGAAGAGGAGTCAATCCAGGTGACCCTGGAGCCCCAAAAGAACCTGTACATCTGGCAGTACTGCCTCGGCATAGGTCAGAAGCCTGTCCTGTTCTGCAGGGACCTCCAGTTCACCAAAGAAAACAACCCACCCGACCGCATCCCGCTGCCTCCAGTCCCCTAA